In Brachyspira hampsonii, the following are encoded in one genomic region:
- the feoB gene encoding ferrous iron transport protein B, which translates to MKLTELDIEEGFVVDKVATDGEIRQRIIEMGFTPGAKGWVVRKAPLGDPIQVHIMDYEISLRKSEANGIEVAKSNVEIKKERVLKPIEHKEVKDGYDALIESKSDIEKKIKVPSNNTKFKIALAGNPNSGKTTIFNALTGANYKVANYPGVTVEKRQANMLYNGYTYDLIDLPGVYSLSAYSQDEVVACDVLLNEKPDFIINVIDSTNLERNLYLTLQLVELGIPIVCVLNMYEHAEKNGIQIDEKNLSELFKFPVMKVHGNKYESVVRILEKIEEMHTSGNKLHRDSAIRYGEEVENSIKNIVDTMHGDISEIHKRWLAIKTLEKDERAIHSIRRECNNGGEVIEVLNKEIIKLETSMNAKTDSIMADKRYSYIRGALQEAVHKDNIQAFNFTEAADVIFLNKWLGLPIFLVVLWLIFKVTFTVGAYPQGWLEAGIGALSGFVGSLLPEGSLIQSVVVDGIIGGVGAVLSFLPLVLILFTGISFLEDCGYMARAAFLMDKIMHKLGLHGQSFIPLFLGFGCTIPAVMAARTLRSKKDRVVTILITTFMSCGARLPVYILFIGAFFAPKMAASVMFSIYMIGVLMAFIMAFIFRKAFFKGEETPFVMELPPYRIPRAKAVLRHMFDRGWMYIKKAGTYVFAASVIIWALMTFPQYTPTDEDNTRLMNNARELAVSQGLDASDEEVVALEYNRLVASEGLRNSYAGKIGTFIEPVLKPLGFDWRIGIGLVAGGAAKEVLVSTIAQIKSIEDGDEAVLTESLQNDPVFNPVVAYTLLLFVLLYFPCFAAIGVIGAEIGNKWIPFLVIYTLSVAWIVSFAFYQIAGRIAGII; encoded by the coding sequence ATGAAATTAACAGAATTAGATATTGAAGAAGGTTTTGTTGTTGATAAAGTAGCCACTGACGGTGAGATTAGACAAAGAATTATAGAAATGGGATTTACTCCTGGAGCAAAGGGCTGGGTTGTTAGAAAAGCACCTTTAGGAGATCCTATACAGGTTCATATTATGGACTATGAAATTTCTCTTAGAAAATCTGAAGCTAATGGGATAGAAGTTGCTAAATCAAATGTTGAGATAAAAAAAGAAAGAGTATTAAAGCCTATAGAACATAAAGAAGTTAAAGACGGGTATGATGCTTTAATAGAAAGTAAAAGTGATATAGAGAAGAAAATAAAAGTTCCTTCTAATAATACTAAATTTAAAATAGCTTTAGCCGGAAACCCAAATTCCGGAAAAACAACTATATTTAATGCTTTAACCGGTGCTAATTATAAAGTTGCAAATTATCCTGGGGTAACGGTAGAAAAAAGACAGGCTAATATGCTTTATAATGGCTATACTTATGATTTAATTGATTTACCGGGTGTTTATAGTTTAAGTGCTTATTCTCAAGATGAGGTAGTTGCCTGTGATGTGCTTCTTAATGAAAAACCTGATTTCATAATAAATGTTATAGATTCTACAAATTTAGAAAGGAATCTTTATCTTACATTGCAGCTTGTAGAGTTAGGTATTCCTATAGTATGCGTTCTCAATATGTATGAGCATGCTGAAAAAAATGGTATTCAGATAGATGAAAAGAATTTGAGTGAGCTTTTCAAATTTCCTGTGATGAAAGTTCATGGAAATAAATATGAAAGCGTTGTTAGAATATTAGAGAAAATAGAGGAGATGCATACTTCTGGAAATAAGCTGCATAGAGACTCTGCTATAAGATATGGGGAAGAAGTAGAAAACTCTATTAAAAATATTGTAGATACTATGCATGGTGATATAAGCGAGATTCATAAGAGATGGCTTGCGATTAAAACTTTAGAAAAAGATGAAAGAGCTATTCATTCTATAAGAAGAGAATGCAATAACGGCGGCGAAGTAATAGAAGTTTTAAATAAGGAAATAATTAAATTAGAAACTTCTATGAATGCCAAAACAGATTCTATAATGGCTGATAAGAGATATTCATATATAAGAGGAGCTTTGCAGGAGGCGGTTCATAAGGATAATATACAGGCATTCAATTTTACAGAGGCTGCCGATGTAATATTTTTAAATAAATGGCTTGGACTTCCAATATTCTTAGTTGTATTATGGCTGATATTTAAAGTAACATTTACGGTAGGAGCTTATCCTCAAGGCTGGCTTGAGGCTGGAATAGGGGCATTATCTGGTTTTGTAGGCAGTTTGCTTCCTGAAGGCAGTTTAATACAATCTGTTGTTGTTGATGGTATTATAGGCGGAGTAGGTGCGGTATTATCTTTCCTTCCATTAGTATTGATATTATTCACAGGGATTTCATTCTTAGAGGACTGCGGTTATATGGCTAGGGCAGCTTTCCTAATGGATAAAATAATGCATAAATTAGGTTTGCATGGTCAGTCATTTATACCCCTATTTTTAGGTTTCGGATGTACAATTCCCGCAGTTATGGCGGCTAGAACATTAAGAAGTAAAAAAGATAGGGTAGTAACCATATTAATTACTACATTTATGAGCTGCGGTGCAAGACTTCCTGTTTATATATTATTTATTGGTGCTTTCTTTGCTCCTAAAATGGCTGCTTCTGTGATGTTTAGTATATACATGATTGGCGTATTGATGGCTTTTATAATGGCATTCATATTTAGAAAAGCATTTTTCAAAGGAGAGGAAACTCCTTTCGTAATGGAACTTCCTCCATATAGAATACCAAGAGCTAAGGCTGTATTAAGACATATGTTTGACAGAGGCTGGATGTATATTAAAAAAGCTGGTACTTATGTATTTGCTGCTTCTGTTATAATATGGGCTTTAATGACATTCCCTCAGTACACTCCTACAGATGAAGATAATACAAGACTTATGAATAATGCTAGAGAATTGGCGGTAAGTCAGGGATTAGATGCTAGTGATGAAGAAGTTGTTGCTCTTGAATATAACAGATTAGTTGCTTCAGAAGGTTTAAGAAATAGTTATGCCGGCAAAATAGGTACATTTATAGAACCTGTATTAAAGCCTTTAGGTTTCGATTGGAGAATAGGTATCGGACTTGTTGCAGGCGGTGCTGCCAAAGAGGTATTAGTTTCTACTATAGCACAGATAAAATCTATAGAGGACGGAGATGAGGCTGTACTTACAGAATCATTACAGAATGACCCTGTATTTAATCCTGTAGTGGCATATACATTACTTCTTTTTGTACTTCTTTATTTCCCTTGTTTTGCTGCAATTGGAGTTATAGGGGCAGAGATTGGTAATAAATGGATTCCTTTCTTAGTAATTTACACTTTGTCTGTTGCTTGGATAGTGAGCTTTGCTTTCTATCAGATTGCAGGAAGAATAGCTGGTATTATATAG
- a CDS encoding DMT family transporter → MLNVLLVIIGSIAYGFLPIFVKNIIAYNYSSLSIVFYRYFLTAIFLFIIIVVSKKSFKITKRQFIELLIFSITGLGLTFFFLSKSLLYISAGLSNMIHFGYPVIVLLVMIFMFKENANILKILSIVFAVVGIVMLTQVVEVESFLGVIYALITTVTYGSYIVANKRCGFSEVDTIVSLFYMSLFVSVSFFIAGMITGSLHVLNNLYVFVNFAVISLVCTIFSLGLLLYGVKKLGSSLASILNMFEPTTTVIASIFIYKEELTVNIIIGSVLIILSTISMVIGSKK, encoded by the coding sequence ATGTTAAATGTTTTACTAGTTATAATAGGTTCTATTGCTTATGGATTTTTGCCAATTTTTGTAAAAAATATTATAGCGTATAATTATTCTTCACTTTCAATAGTTTTTTATAGATATTTTCTTACAGCAATTTTTTTATTTATAATTATTGTAGTTTCAAAGAAGAGTTTTAAAATAACAAAAAGACAGTTTATAGAATTATTAATATTTAGCATTACAGGTCTTGGACTTACATTTTTCTTTTTATCCAAATCATTATTATATATATCTGCAGGTTTAAGTAATATGATACATTTCGGATATCCTGTTATAGTTTTGCTTGTAATGATATTTATGTTTAAAGAAAATGCTAACATATTAAAGATTCTTTCTATAGTATTTGCCGTTGTAGGAATAGTAATGCTTACTCAGGTTGTAGAAGTGGAATCATTTTTGGGAGTAATATATGCATTAATAACTACTGTAACTTATGGGTCTTACATAGTAGCTAATAAGAGATGCGGTTTTTCTGAAGTTGATACTATAGTTTCGCTTTTTTATATGTCATTATTTGTGTCTGTATCTTTTTTTATAGCCGGAATGATTACAGGTTCTTTGCATGTACTCAATAATTTATATGTCTTTGTAAATTTTGCTGTAATATCTTTAGTATGTACAATATTTTCTCTTGGTCTTTTACTTTATGGGGTTAAAAAATTAGGCTCTTCTCTTGCATCGATACTTAATATGTTTGAACCGACTACTACTGTTATTGCCTCTATTTTTATATATAAAGAAGAACTTACAGTTAATATTATCATAGGATCTGTTTTAATAATACTTTCTACTATAAGTATGGTGATAGGAAGTAAAAAATAA
- a CDS encoding YkgJ family cysteine cluster protein, with translation MKFDCDCCGICCKNIKHVPQLQKYDNGNGQCIYLTDDNKCSIYESRPEICNVDIMYQRKYSNIYSKDEFYKLNYQVCIQLKKNYKK, from the coding sequence ATGAAATTTGATTGCGATTGCTGCGGTATATGCTGTAAAAATATTAAACATGTACCGCAGCTTCAAAAATATGATAATGGCAATGGTCAATGTATATATTTAACAGATGATAATAAATGTTCTATATATGAAAGCAGACCAGAAATTTGTAATGTAGATATTATGTATCAAAGAAAATATTCTAATATTTATTCCAAAGATGAATTCTATAAATTAAATTATCAAGTATGTATTCAGTTAAAGAAAAATTATAAAAAATAA
- a CDS encoding TerB family tellurite resistance protein produces MFLSELCESIYDEDEKKKLARSLAAFMAIDGEIDEDERRQIDLIYLEMLGKTCPESTLNKILGVEKEKVIVRFKKIIDNNFDPGYKQEEAKKFLFEIISCALCNKQYDDYEREVVNAVAKKCKVDNSIVEEMKDMINTVLVLNERTNEFIFNERI; encoded by the coding sequence ATGTTTCTATCTGAATTATGCGAAAGTATATATGATGAAGATGAAAAGAAGAAATTGGCAAGAAGTTTAGCTGCTTTTATGGCTATAGATGGTGAGATAGATGAAGATGAGAGAAGACAAATAGACTTAATATATTTGGAGATGCTTGGAAAGACTTGTCCTGAATCAACTCTAAATAAAATACTTGGAGTTGAAAAAGAAAAAGTAATAGTCCGTTTTAAAAAAATTATTGATAATAATTTTGATCCTGGTTATAAACAAGAAGAAGCTAAAAAATTTCTTTTTGAAATAATATCATGTGCTTTATGTAATAAACAATATGATGATTATGAAAGAGAAGTTGTTAATGCAGTAGCTAAAAAATGTAAAGTGGATAATTCTATCGTAGAAGAGATGAAAGATATGATTAATACTGTATTAGTTTTGAATGAAAGAACAAATGAATTTATTTTTAATGAAAGGATATAA
- a CDS encoding ABC transporter ATP-binding protein, translating into MSVSISIENVVKRYDKLTIIPDLSLNIKNGEFFTLLGPSGCGKTTLLRMIAGFNTIEGGTIKFDEDVINNIQAHKRNIGMVFQNYAIFPHMTVRENVEYGLKLRKENKESMKKKVDEILHTVKIEEYQHRLPEILSGGQQQRVALARAIVITPNVLLMDEPLSNLDAKLRIEMRSAIKDIQKQIGITTIYVTHDQEEALAISDRIAVMKNGIIQQVGSPINIYTRPYNVFVATFIGHSNLFYASIKIEGNDTYILFRCGYKLKMNNLLDVKDGDEVIVGIRPEEFFINSENEEGMKAKILSKTFLGKYTNYLLHFNDNEIIPNQAGIEYSQDSSYTERMYEKDEIIILKPNINKINVFTMNMEKSLIKGVKKYEI; encoded by the coding sequence ATGAGTGTATCCATATCTATTGAAAATGTAGTGAAACGCTATGATAAGCTTACAATAATACCTGATCTTTCATTAAATATAAAAAACGGAGAATTTTTTACTTTGCTTGGACCGTCAGGATGCGGAAAAACAACTCTTTTGCGTATGATTGCAGGATTTAACACAATAGAAGGCGGAACAATAAAATTTGATGAAGATGTAATCAATAATATTCAGGCTCATAAAAGAAATATTGGTATGGTATTTCAAAACTATGCAATATTCCCTCATATGACTGTAAGAGAGAATGTTGAATACGGACTAAAACTAAGAAAAGAAAATAAAGAATCTATGAAGAAAAAAGTAGATGAAATACTGCATACAGTAAAAATAGAAGAATATCAGCACAGACTTCCTGAAATATTATCAGGAGGACAGCAGCAGAGAGTAGCTTTAGCAAGAGCAATAGTTATAACTCCAAATGTTTTACTTATGGATGAACCTCTTTCTAATTTAGACGCCAAATTAAGAATAGAAATGAGAAGTGCAATAAAAGATATACAGAAACAAATAGGAATAACAACTATTTATGTTACCCATGATCAGGAAGAAGCACTTGCCATATCTGACAGAATAGCTGTGATGAAAAACGGCATTATACAGCAGGTGGGAAGTCCTATAAATATTTATACAAGACCTTATAATGTATTTGTTGCTACTTTTATAGGTCATTCAAATTTATTCTATGCCAGCATAAAAATAGAAGGAAATGATACATATATTTTATTCAGATGCGGATACAAATTGAAAATGAATAATTTATTAGATGTTAAAGACGGTGATGAAGTTATTGTAGGTATAAGACCTGAAGAATTTTTTATTAATTCTGAAAATGAAGAAGGTATGAAAGCTAAAATTTTATCTAAAACTTTTCTTGGAAAATATACTAATTATTTACTGCATTTTAATGATAATGAAATTATTCCTAATCAGGCAGGCATAGAATACTCTCAAGATTCATCTTACACAGAAAGAATGTATGAAAAAGATGAAATAATAATTTTAAAACCTAATATTAATAAAATTAATGTATTTACAATGAATATGGAAAAAAGCCTTATAAAAGGGGTAAAAAAATATGAGATTTAA
- a CDS encoding ABC transporter ATP-binding protein translates to MISVDNLNKYYGNFHALKGVSFEIKSGEIVGILGPNGAGKSTTLRILTCYLSPTSGNAIIDGKSILNNEREVKKVIGYLPESAPLYDDMSVFDYLVYMAEIQELERSRLNERLHYVVEACSLKDVISKSIGELSKGYKQRVGIAGAIIHDPKILILDEPTNGLDPNQIVEIRELIKELGKEKTVLISTHILSEVEATCSRAIIINQGNVIADADPKHLTLNNSKENKISSRIKLSVKTNDDNSKIIEKLKKIENVYDVKIENNDNLKDIIVYSNDEEPREKIYTFIKSTDWIIYEMFRERENLEEVFHTLTKGDK, encoded by the coding sequence ATGATATCAGTAGATAATTTAAACAAATACTACGGTAATTTTCATGCTCTAAAAGGAGTAAGTTTTGAGATAAAATCAGGAGAGATTGTAGGAATACTAGGACCTAACGGAGCAGGAAAATCAACTACTTTAAGAATACTAACATGCTACCTTTCACCTACAAGCGGAAATGCAATTATTGACGGAAAAAGCATATTAAATAATGAAAGAGAAGTTAAAAAAGTTATAGGATATTTACCAGAATCAGCACCGCTTTATGATGATATGAGTGTATTTGATTATCTTGTTTATATGGCTGAAATTCAGGAGCTTGAAAGAAGCAGATTAAATGAGAGACTTCATTATGTTGTAGAAGCATGCAGTCTTAAAGATGTTATATCAAAGTCAATTGGGGAGCTTTCTAAAGGTTATAAACAGAGAGTTGGTATTGCAGGAGCTATAATTCATGACCCTAAAATACTTATATTAGACGAGCCTACAAACGGACTTGACCCAAATCAAATAGTAGAAATAAGAGAACTTATAAAAGAACTTGGTAAAGAAAAAACCGTTCTTATATCAACTCATATATTAAGCGAAGTTGAGGCTACTTGCTCAAGGGCTATTATTATTAATCAGGGTAATGTTATCGCTGATGCTGACCCTAAACATTTAACTCTAAATAACAGCAAAGAAAATAAAATATCTTCAAGAATAAAATTATCTGTTAAAACTAATGATGATAATAGTAAAATAATAGAAAAACTAAAAAAAATAGAAAATGTTTATGATGTAAAAATAGAAAATAATGATAATTTAAAAGATATAATAGTATATTCCAATGATGAAGAGCCTAGAGAAAAAATTTATACTTTTATAAAAAGTACAGATTGGATAATATATGAAATGTTCAGAGAAAGAGAAAATTTAGAAGAAGTATTCCATACATTAACAAAAGGAGATAAATAA
- a CDS encoding ABC transporter, whose amino-acid sequence MQSISYTINKSNVILKKELRHIFFSPTAYIFSAIFLIVSGVYFFSRFFILQQNDMQDFFSILPLILSLIIPPITMGLLSSEFSSGSYELISTQSVSALEIILGKFFSAVIFMLFALIPTILYPITLSFLGRLDIGPIIAGYIGSVFLIMALCAIGIFASSATKNQIVALIVGLAIMISLNMFLRYLTLLFPASVNFIEVISGDYHFANIARGVLDLRDIMYFLSVTVIFLYLANIMLENRK is encoded by the coding sequence GTGCAGTCAATAAGTTATACTATAAATAAATCTAATGTTATATTAAAAAAAGAATTAAGACATATTTTCTTTTCTCCTACAGCATATATATTTTCAGCAATATTTTTAATAGTGAGCGGAGTATATTTCTTCTCAAGATTTTTTATACTTCAGCAGAATGATATGCAGGATTTTTTCAGTATTCTGCCTTTAATACTATCGCTTATAATTCCGCCTATCACTATGGGATTACTATCAAGTGAATTTTCAAGCGGTTCTTATGAGCTTATAAGCACTCAGTCAGTCTCTGCTTTGGAAATTATACTAGGAAAATTCTTTTCGGCAGTGATATTTATGCTTTTTGCTTTAATACCTACTATACTCTATCCTATTACATTAAGTTTTTTGGGAAGATTAGATATCGGACCTATTATTGCCGGATATATAGGAAGCGTATTTCTTATTATGGCTTTATGTGCTATAGGCATATTCGCATCTTCCGCTACAAAAAATCAAATAGTCGCTTTAATTGTAGGGCTTGCAATTATGATATCTTTAAATATGTTTTTGAGATATTTAACTTTGCTTTTCCCTGCTTCTGTTAATTTTATAGAGGTAATAAGCGGCGATTATCATTTCGCTAATATAGCAAGAGGGGTATTAGATTTAAGAGATATTATGTACTTTCTATCAGTTACAGTAATATTCCTATATTTAGCAAATATTATGCTTGAAAACAGAAAATAA
- a CDS encoding DUF4340 domain-containing protein, with translation MNKNVTKIIVLLIALAAISVTAFLTTKKSREKMEANKPRKQLFELNETNVTKYELKYSEEPIIVEKIDETWKVVSPSNNYKIDQLEAFANVKNFNTLNIDTTITNLAELDSFGLENPSNEFTVWEGNKEYKVFVGNKTADEEKYYVKYNDEYFSVELVYIEALKKTIDMLRDKQIFDKTIYIDSVVKTESNIRDYTNTIIKENRTNWVVDGVDEEINLNKAYRDFETLSLVKAIGFVYDENMLKYLNRLFRIPDATITIYMEDNTKTEYQLVYDNNDNRVYVKPKSGIIYEVDYNIYSAAMRDRSYYIKTEDDEKEMNNDENNPYMEEDGMRLDENLQQ, from the coding sequence ATGAACAAAAATGTTACAAAAATTATAGTTTTACTTATAGCATTGGCGGCAATAAGTGTTACAGCATTTCTAACAACTAAAAAAAGCCGTGAAAAAATGGAAGCAAATAAACCTAGAAAACAGCTTTTTGAACTAAATGAAACTAATGTTACTAAATATGAATTAAAATATAGTGAAGAACCAATTATCGTAGAAAAAATAGATGAAACTTGGAAAGTTGTATCTCCTTCTAATAATTATAAAATAGATCAGTTAGAGGCATTTGCAAATGTTAAAAACTTTAATACTTTGAATATAGATACTACAATAACAAATCTTGCTGAATTGGATTCATTTGGTTTGGAAAATCCAAGCAATGAATTCACTGTTTGGGAAGGAAACAAAGAATACAAAGTATTTGTTGGAAATAAAACTGCAGATGAAGAAAAATATTATGTTAAATATAATGATGAATATTTCAGTGTAGAGCTTGTTTATATAGAAGCATTAAAGAAAACTATTGATATGCTAAGAGATAAGCAAATATTTGACAAAACTATTTATATTGATTCTGTAGTAAAAACAGAGAGCAATATAAGAGATTATACAAATACTATCATAAAAGAAAATAGAACTAATTGGGTTGTTGATGGGGTAGATGAAGAAATTAATTTAAATAAGGCCTACAGAGATTTTGAAACATTATCATTGGTTAAAGCTATAGGTTTTGTATATGATGAGAATATGCTAAAATATTTAAATAGATTATTCAGAATACCTGATGCTACTATTACTATATACATGGAAGATAACACTAAAACTGAGTATCAATTAGTATATGATAATAATGATAACAGAGTATATGTTAAACCTAAAAGCGGTATAATATATGAAGTAGACTATAATATATATTCGGCTGCTATGCGTGACAGAAGTTATTATATAAAAACTGAAGATGATGAAAAAGAAATGAATAATGATGAAAATAATCCTTATATGGAAGAAGATGGCATGAGATTAGATGAAAATTTGCAGCAATAA
- the pgsA gene encoding CDP-diacylglycerol--glycerol-3-phosphate 3-phosphatidyltransferase, with translation MKKQIPNLLSISRIVLSPLVIFLYFYNSMISAVLALIFLIILEITDALDGAMARKFNLVSDLGKVLDPFADTVFHITMFTIFLYEGSMPIWMYIISLYRDMFSMFIRILGGLRGFAVAAKFSGKLKTASRAAAVVIIFLIKILKHTEISLPYDQITYYSLLVVTIITIYSFFDYMPLITGKSNK, from the coding sequence ATGAAAAAGCAAATACCTAATTTACTAAGCATTAGCAGAATAGTTTTATCCCCGCTTGTTATATTTCTGTACTTTTACAATTCTATGATAAGTGCGGTATTAGCATTGATATTTCTCATAATATTAGAAATCACAGATGCTTTAGACGGTGCTATGGCTAGAAAATTTAATCTTGTTAGTGATTTAGGAAAAGTGCTTGATCCTTTTGCTGATACTGTATTTCATATAACTATGTTTACAATATTTCTTTATGAAGGTTCTATGCCTATATGGATGTATATAATATCACTTTATAGAGATATGTTTTCAATGTTTATAAGAATTTTAGGCGGATTAAGAGGTTTTGCTGTTGCTGCTAAATTCAGCGGCAAACTTAAAACTGCATCAAGAGCTGCTGCTGTAGTAATAATATTTCTTATAAAGATATTAAAACATACAGAAATATCGCTTCCTTATGATCAAATAACATACTACAGTTTATTAGTTGTTACAATAATAACAATATATTCATTCTTTGATTATATGCCTTTAATAACAGGAAAATCAAATAAATAA
- the prfB gene encoding peptide chain release factor 2 (programmed frameshift) has translation MTLSEIKSIVSNIKEQSEVLRGYLDPDSIYKRVKEIDEISAKDDFWNDNISAQKLMKERMLLLDKIEPVENLIKNSNNIYELVEMAIESNDTEMEKELETECLELQKVFDELETKNLFSGEFDSKNAYLTLNAGAGGTESCDWASMLSRMYVRFCERHGFTVETTDELPGDEAGIKQISFYVQGLYAYGYLRSEIGVHRLVRISPFDANAKRHTSFVAVSVMPDIDEDIEVEINPADLRIDTYRASGAGGQHVNKTSSAIRITHIPTNTVVQCQAERSQHNNKDMAMKMLKAKLYQLEKEKLDKEKQKIAGEKTDIAWGNQIRSYVFQPYQMVKDLRTGCESGNMNSVMDGNIDEFISAYLKQQIKK, from the exons ATGACATTATCAGAAATTAAAAGTATAGTATCTAATATTAAAGAGCAATCTGAAGTATTAAGGGGGTATCTT GACCCGGATTCTATTTATAAAAGGGTTAAGGAGATAGATGAGATATCAGCTAAAGATGATTTTTGGAATGATAATATATCGGCTCAGAAACTTATGAAGGAGAGAATGCTTCTTCTTGATAAAATAGAGCCTGTTGAAAATTTGATAAAGAATTCCAATAATATATATGAATTGGTAGAAATGGCTATAGAGTCAAATGATACTGAAATGGAAAAAGAATTAGAAACTGAATGCTTAGAATTGCAGAAAGTTTTTGATGAATTAGAAACAAAGAATTTATTTTCTGGGGAATTTGACAGTAAGAATGCATATTTAACTTTGAATGCAGGGGCTGGCGGTACTGAGAGCTGTGATTGGGCTTCTATGCTTTCAAGAATGTATGTAAGATTCTGCGAAAGACATGGGTTTACTGTTGAAACAACCGATGAACTTCCCGGAGATGAAGCAGGAATAAAACAGATAAGTTTTTATGTTCAGGGGCTTTATGCTTATGGATATTTGCGTTCAGAGATAGGGGTGCATAGACTTGTAAGAATATCCCCTTTTGATGCTAATGCCAAAAGACATACTTCATTTGTTGCGGTTAGTGTTATGCCGGATATAGATGAAGATATCGAAGTAGAAATAAATCCTGCTGATTTAAGAATAGATACTTACAGAGCTTCCGGAGCAGGCGGACAGCATGTTAATAAAACTTCATCAGCTATTAGAATAACTCATATACCAACTAATACAGTTGTTCAATGTCAGGCAGAAAGAAGTCAGCATAATAATAAAGATATGGCTATGAAAATGCTCAAAGCTAAACTTTATCAATTAGAAAAAGAAAAATTGGATAAAGAAAAACAAAAAATAGCAGGTGAGAAAACCGATATAGCTTGGGGCAATCAGATAAGAAGTTATGTTTTCCAGCCTTATCAAATGGTAAAAGATTTAAGAACAGGCTGCGAAAGCGGAAATATGAACTCTGTAATGGACGGCAATATAGATGAATTCATATCTGCATATCTTAAACAGCAAATAAAAAAATAA